From the genome of Monomorium pharaonis isolate MP-MQ-018 chromosome 2, ASM1337386v2, whole genome shotgun sequence, one region includes:
- the LOC105832116 gene encoding ral GTPase-activating protein subunit alpha-1 isoform X6 produces MFSKKLHVDVKKSTLKIQDVKKDSATRFKHLKIVLENVDTDEAKGFFEGNFSHVYFILYDCFVSAEANLRQRELSFHIVHKAHREELEQVLQLLEKILTLLPELLNKRWQCHSLARILQKLLHPGNSWKLRRQAIRYFILWYQALGENAPEHIHQMFASLVPGFPPHQASPYKCDRKLDNKKEKLTKAANSEEKDKKEFYDTQLGQSTFHDNGSNQCPISQVDSGPILPPQSGEKPLDNETVRFLEALLEFMVTQVVKVEWRDKSTRQHKTFQFLLERFKVAYLRHICPEFNDNFSLYKPNLELPTMRKPLNQNQNNYVLCKVALIKWVASFTHVARKDGLFAHLSQNTTPNEENAESELRRVSMYTQNSVDSNLLSPESTVSQQDGQNQEDSAVSAMLVREVLYGNRDNVNFVHELYRQAFLLDFHHAGAIRKAIAVYKDWIQMNEIPPFMLEPLEGHKDRDFEESQRRESEMEKSPSDSYRQTRLRNDSYLGAIHRENLFIRAGLQNVLQIFITQASNVFFLENSGPNASLTLLEEQTDSCKRVLNVYRYVVMHSRLEPATWEQLLRVLLQITSLVLSEKSSRRKHQESIGGKLAPAIFQTLIVTWIKANLNVVISTQLWDQFLEVLTSLTQWEELIREWAKTLDTLTRVLARHVYNLDLNDLPLDRLSEQKSKKRRGVGSRAASTGSVQPPRKGSVDQENNTVPKESVVDHPLRDIRKVRPLPRSASDNTIYNVKTRAKLHRQRTHTIHSGIPVLPLSIEQDMARLLSTRRGSTSSSATGRKILSSRRAKSLDSIVIVDSEPPSPRCPSPTPSSGVDSNKDSPIQIENIDGSSIDTNDASERRSVMAGGGVRGWLPDVAVVLWRRMLSALGDVNNIQDPVLHGQVMDYLVQLTQTLIKIRLNQGVSGDNQATPPAPELIPPLTVIAPWCFKAIQLPDQYESGKLAAYRLICLLTVQPLDISLPKQHLTLFYRAVHNGIASNDSKVLHVLVKYTGPRLFSLNLPGSSLLILDYIHAANVILSSQDVEAPRTEAVSIIGSLLSLPVAMIKLPVLQPNGPDIVTMTCPEAKEHIVTILLRSCRREPTGIARCLALSSIAMFVYKELSYKTQHPRIPEAVTVLLLALRRMQGAERRRAGFCFPLMDQASHATVAQVACDSLLLLCDKADVLLELYPNVPSKIIQILSDTLGRMTTRERRGPLTVSMLFCLGEWAMHLGPTVLLQVFQGKPLLMTLFTVLNNIVQNKVGKEFSKTIRNNQDDDDDFDPNITLDNLIDESSAKSPRKGNIQSVQLAAKMVLMHLINHLGHFPMGIGAARLSSLVVELDDVPGIDGDELSSAVFQAPNIQLLMLSNSIIMSLVELAALDAPGGGVTAGLTTAPSLVRVLLRDLAGKASWDSSILYSQPFVDDDLPLPFAKPIDWSVKSHTDDLNSVITSHNCTPRHTIRHREPHILPTFANAASDMDNLDDLLQYIGHTSPEVLTNPEVALNAPANPPQGHYLEGETIATILNQRNTEQEHINNWNQHISMSATAISPPSCRPPPAPFHHCRLLFSHLGLSGWELRKKLHLLAKNEKLLRELRNLDGQRSRETHKIAVIYVSQGQEDKNSILSNVTASKEYESFIARLAWEVELESHTGFLGGLVPGKASGVTAPYYATSFTEVLFHVATRMPSDSPESLLQKTRHLGNDEIHIVWSEHWRDYRRDIIPTEFCDVLIVIYPLKNKLYRIQISRKSEIPFFGPLFDECIVEDKVLPGLVRTTALAASRAKRSTLTLYQHYYEERARSIDTVMRNHKEATTFEEFTANVYSPVQPPSPFSAASSVSASSNLAAALIDSHQGRSGLRSSSTASSDNRANRVSDGSRVWFSNDIPESTALHGISPRPVKKMSFKTGPKQKANTQPTPPDSPRYK; encoded by the exons AAAACGTGGACACTGATGAGGCAAAAGGCTTTTTCGAGGGTAACTTCAGCCATGTGTACTTCATCCTGTACGATTGTTTCGTGTCCGCTGAAGCAAATCTTCGGCAGCGCG AGCTTTCCTTCCATATTG TGCATAAAGCACACAGGGAGGAGTTAGAACAAGTATTGCAGCTtttggagaaaattttaactctTCTTCCTGAGCTGCTTAACAAACGATGGCAGTGTCACAGTTTAGCACGCATCTTGCAGAAACTTTTGCATCCTGGTAATAGTTGGAAACTTCGTAGACAAGCTATAAG gtattttattttatggtaTCAAGCCCTTGGCGAAAATGCTCCCGAACACATACATCAGATGTTTGCCAGCTTGGTTCCAGGATTTCCACCGCATCAAGCGTCGCCTTATAAATGTGATCGTAAGTTGgataacaaaaaagaaaaactaacAAAAGCAGCTAATTCCGAGGAAAAGGACAAGAAGGAATTTTATGACACGCAACTTGGGCAAAGTACTTTTCATGACAATGGATCAAATCAATGTCCTATCAGTCAAGTTGACAGTGGACCTATCTTACCACCGCAAAGTGGAGAAAAGCCACTTGACAACGAAACTGTTAGATTTTTGGAAGCATTGCTTGAATTTATGGTTACTCAG GTGGTAAAAGTAGAATGGCGAGATAAATCTACACGGCAGCATAAAactttccaatttttattagaacgtTTTAAGGTAGCATATCTACGTCACATCTGTCCGGAatttaatgacaatttttCGCTTTACAAACCTAACTTGGAATTACCCACAATGCGTAAACCATTGAATCAAAATCAGAATAATTATGTACTTTGTAAAGTCGCTTTAATCAAATGGGTCGCCAGTTTCACGCATGTTGCTAGAAAAGATGGACTTTTCGCACATCTTTcgcaaaa CACAACACCAAATGAGGAAAACGCCGAATCGGAATTACGCCGTGTGTCGATGTACACTCAAAATTCTGTAGATTCGAATTTGTTGTCACCTGAATCAACCGTGTCGCAGCAGGATGGCCAAAATCAGGAAGACAGTGCCGTTTCAGCTATGTTAGTCAGAGAGGTTTTATATGGAAACAGAGATAATGTAAACTTCGTACACGAATTGTATAGACAAGCATTTCTTTTGGATTTCCATCATGCAGGAGCCATAAGAAAAGCTATTGCCGTTTATAAAGATTGGATTCAAATGAAT gaAATACCTCCATTTATGTTGGAACCATTGGAGGGCCATAAAGATCGGGATTTCGAGGAGAGTCAAAGAAGAGAAAGTGAAATGGAGAAAAGTCCGTCCGATAGTTATCGGCAAACGAGATTAAGAAATGATTCTTATCTTGGTGCAATACACCGCGAAAACTTGTTTATTAGGGCAGGCCTGCAAAATGTTCtgcaaatttttatcacaCAAGCATCAAACGTATTTTTCTTAGAGAATTCGGGACCGAATGCGTCTTTAACGTTACTCGAGGAACAAACGGACAGTTGCAAGAGAGTCCTAAATGTGTATCGATACGTTGTTATGCACTCCAGACTGGAACCTGCGACTTGGGAACAGTTACTTAG AGTGTTACTGCAAATTACATCGCTTGTACTAAGCGAGAAGTCTTCTCGCCGCAAGCATCAGGAAAGCATCGGTGGGAAACTTGCGCCTGCCATATTCCAGACTCTAATTGTTACATGGATTAAGGCTAACTTAAACGTGGTTATTTCTACCCAGTTATGGGACCAGTTTCTAGAGGTGTTAACATCGTTGACACAATGGGAGGAATTAATTCGAGAGTGGGCG AAAACTCTGGACACGCTAACGAGAGTGTTGGCGAGACACGTGTACAATTTGGATTTGAATGATCTACCTTTGGATCGACTCAGCGAACAGAAATCAAAAAAGAGACGTGGAGTCGGAAGCCGCGCGGCATCGACCGGAAGCGTACAACCGCCTCGAAAAGGCAGCGTTGATCAAGAGAACAATACCGTGCCGAAAGAAAGCGTCGTAG ATCACCCACTGCGCGATATAAGAAAGGTGCGACCATTGCCACGTAGTGCGAGCGATAACACTATATACAACGTCAAGACTCGTGCGAAGTTGCATAGACAGCGGACGCACACGATACACAGCGGTATTCCCG TACTCCCCCTATCGATAGAACAAGATATGGCGCGGTTACTGTCGACTCGACGCGGCTCGACTTCGTCATCAGCGACTGGTCGGAAAATACTGTCCAGCAGACGTGCCAAATCTCTGGATAGCATTGTTATAGTTGATAGCGAACCGCCGTCGCCACGCTGCCCGTCGCCGACACCCAGCAGTGGTGTTGACAGCAACAAAGATAGTCCCATACagatagaaaatattgatgGTAGCAGTATCG ATACAAATGACGCATCTGAGAGGAGATCAGTAATGGCAGGTGGAGGAGTCCGTGGATGGTTGCCAGATGTAGCTGTCGTTTTATGGCGACGTATGCTCTCGGCATTAGGagatgttaataatattcaagaTCCTGTTCTGCATGGCCAAGTCATGGATTATCTTGTACAACTCACACAAACATTGATTAAA ATACGTTTAAATCAAGGAGTTTCCGGAGATAATCAAGCGACACCTCCAGCACCAGAGCTAATTCCACCTCTAACAGTCATTGCACCTTGGTGTTTCAAg GCAATTCAACTTCCCGATCAATATGAAAGTGGTAAATTAGCTGCGTATCGTCTTATATGTCTCTTAACAGTGCAACCATTGGACATCAGTCTGCCAAAACAGCATCTCACACTCTTCTATCGCGCTGTTCATAATGGAATTGCTAGTAACGACAGTAAAGTACTGCATGTACTTGTGAAATATACAGGACCGAGATTATTTAGTCTGAATCTACCTGGGTCGAgtcttttaattttggatTACATACACGCTGCTAATGTGATACTTAGCAGTCAAGATGTCGag gcaCCACGAACAGAAGCTGTTTCTATTATCGGCTCATTGTTATCCTTACCTGTTGCAATGATCAAACTACCCGTGTTACAACCAAATGGACCTGATATTGTAACTATGACATGTCCAGAagcaaaa gAGCATATTGTAACAATACTTTTGCGAAGCTGTCGACGAGAACCCACTGGTATTGCGAGATGTCTGGCCCTATCAAGTATCGCGATGTTTGTATATAAAGAACTATCTTACAAAACGCAACATCCGAGAATTCCGGAAGCTGTCACAGTTCTTCTCCTTGCACTTAGA CGGATGCAAGGAGCAGAGCGTCGCAGAGCTGGTTTCTGTTTTCCTCTAATGGATCAG gCTTCTCACGCCACTGTTGCACAGGTCGCGTGTGATTCTTTGTTACTTCTCTGCGATAAAGCTGATGTGTTGCTAGAGTTGTATCCTAATGTGCCATCTAAGATAATACAG ATCTTATCGGATACACTTGGGCGAATGACAACGCGTGAAAGACGCGGACCTTTAACagtatcaatgttattttgCTTGGGTGAATGGGCTATGCACTTAGGACCAACAGTATTACTACAGGTGTTTCAAGGAAAACCTCTTTTGATGACCTTATTTACA gtGTTAAACAACATAGTGCAAAATAAAGTTGGAAAGGAATTTTCGAAAACTATTAGGAATAATCAAGATGACGATGATGATTTTGATCCTAATATTACGTtggataatttaattgatgagTCCTCCGCCAAATCGCCTCGCAAAGGAAATATTCAGTCTGTACAGTTGGCAGCAAAAATG GTACTGATGCATTTAATCAATCACCTGGGACACTTTCCAATGGGTATCGGAGCCGCGCGTCTCTCATCGCTAGTCGTTGAATTGGACGACGTTCCTGGAATTGATGGGGACGAATTGTCCTCTGCCGTTTTTCAAGCACCCAACATACAACTTTTGATGCTTTCTAATTCGATCATAATGTCATTGGTAGAATTGGCAGCGTTGGACGCACCCGGCGGAGGCGTCACAGCTGGTTTGACTACAGCTCCTTCTCTGGTCAGAGTTCTGTTGCGTGATCTCGCTGGAAAAGCTTCTTGGGACAGTTCAATCTTGTATAGCCAGCCATTTGTTGATGATGATCTGCCATTGCCGTTTGCTAAACCta ttgattGGAGTGTGAAATCACATACAGACGATTTAAATAGCGTTATCACATCCCATAACTGTACACCCAGACACACAATACGGCATCGCGAGCCGCACATATTGCCGACCTTTGCGAACGCTGCGAGCGATATGGACAATTTGGACGAT CTTCTTCAATATATAGGACATACCAGTCCGGAAGTCTTAACCAATCCCGAAGTCGCTCTCAATGCACCTGCTAATCCACCTCAAGGACATTATCTTGAAGGCGAGACTATTGCGACAATTTTGAATCAAAGAAATACAGAGCAAGAACACATAAACAATTGGAATCAACACATCAG tatgaGCGCAACGGCAATCAGTCCACCGTCGTGTCGCCCACCCCCAGCGCCATTTCATCACTGCCGTCTTCTGTTTTCGCATCTCGGTTTGTCCGGCTGGGAACTGCGTAAGAAATTGCATTTGCTGGCGAAAAACGAAAAGCTCCTACGCGAGCTTCGTAATCTCGACGGCCAACGGTCTCGGGAGACACACAAGATAGCGGTGATTTACGTCAGCCAGGGCCAGGAAGACAAGAACTCCATACTAAGCAACGTCACTGCCAGTAAGGAGTACGAGAGCTTCATCGCAAGACTTGCTTGGGAAGTCGAATTGGAATCGCACACTGGTTTTCTAGGCGGCTTGGTGCCTGGAAAGGCATCCGGTGTCACCGCACCATACTACGCTACGTCTTTCACTGAAGTTCTCTTCCACGTTGCCACGAGAATGCCGTCGGATAGCCCCGAGAGTTTGTTGCAAAAG ACACGGCATCTTGGCAATGATGAAATCCACATAGTTTGGTCGGAGCACTGGCGAGATTATCGTAGGGATATCATACCCACAGAATTCTGCGATGTCCTTATAGTCATTTATCCGCTAAAAAACAAGCTGTATCGAATACAGATTTCGCGTAAATCGGAAATTCCATTTTTCGGCCCTTTATTCGACGAGTGTATCGTGGAGGATAAGGTATTACCAGGTTTGGTAAGGACGACCGCATTAGCCGCGAGCAGAGCAAAGAGATCTACGCTTACATTATACCAACATTA TTACGAGGAAAGGGCGCGATCCATCGATACTGTTATGAGAAATCACAAAGAAGCTACGACATTTGAGGAGTTTACGGCCAATGTTTATTCACCAGTGCAACCGCCAAGCCCGTTTAGCGCAGCTTCGTCTGTTTCTG CATCGTCAAATCTCGCCGCAGCCCTTATTGATTCGCACCAGGGACGCTCCGGTTTACGCAGCAGTTCGACAGCGAGCAGTGACAACCGTGCGAATAGAG TTTCTGATGGAAGCAGAGTATGGTTTAGCAATGATATCCCTGAGAGTACTGCGCTCCACGGAATTTCACCAAGACCCGTGAAAAAGATGTCCTTTAAAACTGGACCAAAACAAAAGGCTAACACGCAACCGACACCGCCAGACAGTCCAAGATACAAATAA
- the LOC105832116 gene encoding ral GTPase-activating protein subunit alpha-1 isoform X9 produces the protein MFSKKLHVDVKKSTLKIQDVKKDSATRFKHLKIVLENVDTDEAKGFFEGNFSHVYFILYDCFVSAEANLRQRELSFHIVHKAHREELEQVLQLLEKILTLLPELLNKRWQCHSLARILQKLLHPGNSWKLRRQAIRYFILWYQALGENAPEHIHQMFASLVPGFPPHQASPYKCDRKLDNKKEKLTKAANSEEKDKKEFYDTQLGQSTFHDNGSNQCPISQVDSGPILPPQSGEKPLDNETVRFLEALLEFMVTQVVKVEWRDKSTRQHKTFQFLLERFKVAYLRHICPEFNDNFSLYKPNLELPTMRKPLNQNQNNYVLCKVALIKWVASFTHVARKDGLFAHLSQNTTPNEENAESELRRVSMYTQNSVDSNLLSPESTVSQQDGQNQEDSAVSAMLVREVLYGNRDNVNFVHELYRQAFLLDFHHAGAIRKAIAVYKDWIQMNEIPPFMLEPLEGHKDRDFEESQRRESEMEKSPSDSYRQTRLRNDSYLGAIHRENLFIRAGLQNVLQIFITQASNVFFLENSGPNASLTLLEEQTDSCKRVLNVYRYVVMHSRLEPATWEQLLRVLLQITSLVLSEKSSRRKHQESIGGKLAPAIFQTLIVTWIKANLNVVISTQLWDQFLEVLTSLTQWEELIREWAKTLDTLTRVLARHVYNLDLNDLPLDRLSEQKSKKRRGVGSRAASTGSVQPPRKGSVDQENNTVPKESVVDHPLRDIRKVRPLPRSASDNTIYNVKTRAKLHRQRTHTIHSGIPVLPLSIEQDMARLLSTRRGSTSSSATGRKILSSRRAKSLDSIVIVDSEPPSPRCPSPTPSSGVDSNKDSPIQIENIDGSSIDTNDASERRSVMAGGGVRGWLPDVAVVLWRRMLSALGDVNNIQDPVLHGQVMDYLVQLTQTLIKIRLNQGVSGDNQATPPAPELIPPLTVIAPWCFKAIQLPDQYESGKLAAYRLICLLTVQPLDISLPKQHLTLFYRAVHNGIASNDSKVLHVLVKYTGPRLFSLNLPGSSLLILDYIHAANVILSSQDVEAPRTEAVSIIGSLLSLPVAMIKLPVLQPNGPDIVTMTCPEAKEHIVTILLRSCRREPTGIARCLALSSIAMFVYKELSYKTQHPRIPEAVTVLLLALRRMQGAERRRAGFCFPLMDQASHATVAQVACDSLLLLCDKADVLLELYPNVPSKIIQILSDTLGRMTTRERRGPLTVSMLFCLGEWAMHLGPTVLLQVFQGKPLLMTLFTVLNNIVQNKVGKEFSKTIRNNQDDDDDFDPNITLDNLIDESSAKSPRKGNIQSVQLAAKMVLMHLINHLGHFPMGIGAARLSSLVVELDDVPGIDGDELSSAVFQAPNIQLLMLSNSIIMSLVELAALDAPGGGVTAGLTTAPSLVRVLLRDLAGKASWDSSILYSQPFVDDDLPLPFAKPIDWSVKSHTDDLNSVITSHNCTPRHTIRHREPHILPTFANAASDMDNLDDLLQYIGHTSPEVLTNPEVALNAPANPPQGHYLEGETIATILNQRNTEQEHINNWNQHISMSATAISPPSCRPPPAPFHHCRLLFSHLGLSGWELRKKLHLLAKNEKLLRELRNLDGQRSRETHKIAVIYVSQGQEDKNSILSNVTASKEYESFIARLAWEVELESHTGFLGGLVPGKASGVTAPYYATSFTEVLFHVATRMPSDSPESLLQKTRHLGNDEIHIVWSEHWRDYRRDIIPTEFCDVLIVIYPLKNKLYRIQISRKSEIPFFGPLFDECIVEDKVLPGLVRTTALAASRAKRSTLTLYQHYYEERARSIDTVMRNHKEATTFEEFTANVYSPVQPPSPFSAASSVSASSNLAAALIDSHQGRSGLRSSSTASSDNRANRGD, from the exons AAAACGTGGACACTGATGAGGCAAAAGGCTTTTTCGAGGGTAACTTCAGCCATGTGTACTTCATCCTGTACGATTGTTTCGTGTCCGCTGAAGCAAATCTTCGGCAGCGCG AGCTTTCCTTCCATATTG TGCATAAAGCACACAGGGAGGAGTTAGAACAAGTATTGCAGCTtttggagaaaattttaactctTCTTCCTGAGCTGCTTAACAAACGATGGCAGTGTCACAGTTTAGCACGCATCTTGCAGAAACTTTTGCATCCTGGTAATAGTTGGAAACTTCGTAGACAAGCTATAAG gtattttattttatggtaTCAAGCCCTTGGCGAAAATGCTCCCGAACACATACATCAGATGTTTGCCAGCTTGGTTCCAGGATTTCCACCGCATCAAGCGTCGCCTTATAAATGTGATCGTAAGTTGgataacaaaaaagaaaaactaacAAAAGCAGCTAATTCCGAGGAAAAGGACAAGAAGGAATTTTATGACACGCAACTTGGGCAAAGTACTTTTCATGACAATGGATCAAATCAATGTCCTATCAGTCAAGTTGACAGTGGACCTATCTTACCACCGCAAAGTGGAGAAAAGCCACTTGACAACGAAACTGTTAGATTTTTGGAAGCATTGCTTGAATTTATGGTTACTCAG GTGGTAAAAGTAGAATGGCGAGATAAATCTACACGGCAGCATAAAactttccaatttttattagaacgtTTTAAGGTAGCATATCTACGTCACATCTGTCCGGAatttaatgacaatttttCGCTTTACAAACCTAACTTGGAATTACCCACAATGCGTAAACCATTGAATCAAAATCAGAATAATTATGTACTTTGTAAAGTCGCTTTAATCAAATGGGTCGCCAGTTTCACGCATGTTGCTAGAAAAGATGGACTTTTCGCACATCTTTcgcaaaa CACAACACCAAATGAGGAAAACGCCGAATCGGAATTACGCCGTGTGTCGATGTACACTCAAAATTCTGTAGATTCGAATTTGTTGTCACCTGAATCAACCGTGTCGCAGCAGGATGGCCAAAATCAGGAAGACAGTGCCGTTTCAGCTATGTTAGTCAGAGAGGTTTTATATGGAAACAGAGATAATGTAAACTTCGTACACGAATTGTATAGACAAGCATTTCTTTTGGATTTCCATCATGCAGGAGCCATAAGAAAAGCTATTGCCGTTTATAAAGATTGGATTCAAATGAAT gaAATACCTCCATTTATGTTGGAACCATTGGAGGGCCATAAAGATCGGGATTTCGAGGAGAGTCAAAGAAGAGAAAGTGAAATGGAGAAAAGTCCGTCCGATAGTTATCGGCAAACGAGATTAAGAAATGATTCTTATCTTGGTGCAATACACCGCGAAAACTTGTTTATTAGGGCAGGCCTGCAAAATGTTCtgcaaatttttatcacaCAAGCATCAAACGTATTTTTCTTAGAGAATTCGGGACCGAATGCGTCTTTAACGTTACTCGAGGAACAAACGGACAGTTGCAAGAGAGTCCTAAATGTGTATCGATACGTTGTTATGCACTCCAGACTGGAACCTGCGACTTGGGAACAGTTACTTAG AGTGTTACTGCAAATTACATCGCTTGTACTAAGCGAGAAGTCTTCTCGCCGCAAGCATCAGGAAAGCATCGGTGGGAAACTTGCGCCTGCCATATTCCAGACTCTAATTGTTACATGGATTAAGGCTAACTTAAACGTGGTTATTTCTACCCAGTTATGGGACCAGTTTCTAGAGGTGTTAACATCGTTGACACAATGGGAGGAATTAATTCGAGAGTGGGCG AAAACTCTGGACACGCTAACGAGAGTGTTGGCGAGACACGTGTACAATTTGGATTTGAATGATCTACCTTTGGATCGACTCAGCGAACAGAAATCAAAAAAGAGACGTGGAGTCGGAAGCCGCGCGGCATCGACCGGAAGCGTACAACCGCCTCGAAAAGGCAGCGTTGATCAAGAGAACAATACCGTGCCGAAAGAAAGCGTCGTAG ATCACCCACTGCGCGATATAAGAAAGGTGCGACCATTGCCACGTAGTGCGAGCGATAACACTATATACAACGTCAAGACTCGTGCGAAGTTGCATAGACAGCGGACGCACACGATACACAGCGGTATTCCCG TACTCCCCCTATCGATAGAACAAGATATGGCGCGGTTACTGTCGACTCGACGCGGCTCGACTTCGTCATCAGCGACTGGTCGGAAAATACTGTCCAGCAGACGTGCCAAATCTCTGGATAGCATTGTTATAGTTGATAGCGAACCGCCGTCGCCACGCTGCCCGTCGCCGACACCCAGCAGTGGTGTTGACAGCAACAAAGATAGTCCCATACagatagaaaatattgatgGTAGCAGTATCG ATACAAATGACGCATCTGAGAGGAGATCAGTAATGGCAGGTGGAGGAGTCCGTGGATGGTTGCCAGATGTAGCTGTCGTTTTATGGCGACGTATGCTCTCGGCATTAGGagatgttaataatattcaagaTCCTGTTCTGCATGGCCAAGTCATGGATTATCTTGTACAACTCACACAAACATTGATTAAA ATACGTTTAAATCAAGGAGTTTCCGGAGATAATCAAGCGACACCTCCAGCACCAGAGCTAATTCCACCTCTAACAGTCATTGCACCTTGGTGTTTCAAg GCAATTCAACTTCCCGATCAATATGAAAGTGGTAAATTAGCTGCGTATCGTCTTATATGTCTCTTAACAGTGCAACCATTGGACATCAGTCTGCCAAAACAGCATCTCACACTCTTCTATCGCGCTGTTCATAATGGAATTGCTAGTAACGACAGTAAAGTACTGCATGTACTTGTGAAATATACAGGACCGAGATTATTTAGTCTGAATCTACCTGGGTCGAgtcttttaattttggatTACATACACGCTGCTAATGTGATACTTAGCAGTCAAGATGTCGag gcaCCACGAACAGAAGCTGTTTCTATTATCGGCTCATTGTTATCCTTACCTGTTGCAATGATCAAACTACCCGTGTTACAACCAAATGGACCTGATATTGTAACTATGACATGTCCAGAagcaaaa gAGCATATTGTAACAATACTTTTGCGAAGCTGTCGACGAGAACCCACTGGTATTGCGAGATGTCTGGCCCTATCAAGTATCGCGATGTTTGTATATAAAGAACTATCTTACAAAACGCAACATCCGAGAATTCCGGAAGCTGTCACAGTTCTTCTCCTTGCACTTAGA CGGATGCAAGGAGCAGAGCGTCGCAGAGCTGGTTTCTGTTTTCCTCTAATGGATCAG gCTTCTCACGCCACTGTTGCACAGGTCGCGTGTGATTCTTTGTTACTTCTCTGCGATAAAGCTGATGTGTTGCTAGAGTTGTATCCTAATGTGCCATCTAAGATAATACAG ATCTTATCGGATACACTTGGGCGAATGACAACGCGTGAAAGACGCGGACCTTTAACagtatcaatgttattttgCTTGGGTGAATGGGCTATGCACTTAGGACCAACAGTATTACTACAGGTGTTTCAAGGAAAACCTCTTTTGATGACCTTATTTACA gtGTTAAACAACATAGTGCAAAATAAAGTTGGAAAGGAATTTTCGAAAACTATTAGGAATAATCAAGATGACGATGATGATTTTGATCCTAATATTACGTtggataatttaattgatgagTCCTCCGCCAAATCGCCTCGCAAAGGAAATATTCAGTCTGTACAGTTGGCAGCAAAAATG GTACTGATGCATTTAATCAATCACCTGGGACACTTTCCAATGGGTATCGGAGCCGCGCGTCTCTCATCGCTAGTCGTTGAATTGGACGACGTTCCTGGAATTGATGGGGACGAATTGTCCTCTGCCGTTTTTCAAGCACCCAACATACAACTTTTGATGCTTTCTAATTCGATCATAATGTCATTGGTAGAATTGGCAGCGTTGGACGCACCCGGCGGAGGCGTCACAGCTGGTTTGACTACAGCTCCTTCTCTGGTCAGAGTTCTGTTGCGTGATCTCGCTGGAAAAGCTTCTTGGGACAGTTCAATCTTGTATAGCCAGCCATTTGTTGATGATGATCTGCCATTGCCGTTTGCTAAACCta ttgattGGAGTGTGAAATCACATACAGACGATTTAAATAGCGTTATCACATCCCATAACTGTACACCCAGACACACAATACGGCATCGCGAGCCGCACATATTGCCGACCTTTGCGAACGCTGCGAGCGATATGGACAATTTGGACGAT CTTCTTCAATATATAGGACATACCAGTCCGGAAGTCTTAACCAATCCCGAAGTCGCTCTCAATGCACCTGCTAATCCACCTCAAGGACATTATCTTGAAGGCGAGACTATTGCGACAATTTTGAATCAAAGAAATACAGAGCAAGAACACATAAACAATTGGAATCAACACATCAG tatgaGCGCAACGGCAATCAGTCCACCGTCGTGTCGCCCACCCCCAGCGCCATTTCATCACTGCCGTCTTCTGTTTTCGCATCTCGGTTTGTCCGGCTGGGAACTGCGTAAGAAATTGCATTTGCTGGCGAAAAACGAAAAGCTCCTACGCGAGCTTCGTAATCTCGACGGCCAACGGTCTCGGGAGACACACAAGATAGCGGTGATTTACGTCAGCCAGGGCCAGGAAGACAAGAACTCCATACTAAGCAACGTCACTGCCAGTAAGGAGTACGAGAGCTTCATCGCAAGACTTGCTTGGGAAGTCGAATTGGAATCGCACACTGGTTTTCTAGGCGGCTTGGTGCCTGGAAAGGCATCCGGTGTCACCGCACCATACTACGCTACGTCTTTCACTGAAGTTCTCTTCCACGTTGCCACGAGAATGCCGTCGGATAGCCCCGAGAGTTTGTTGCAAAAG ACACGGCATCTTGGCAATGATGAAATCCACATAGTTTGGTCGGAGCACTGGCGAGATTATCGTAGGGATATCATACCCACAGAATTCTGCGATGTCCTTATAGTCATTTATCCGCTAAAAAACAAGCTGTATCGAATACAGATTTCGCGTAAATCGGAAATTCCATTTTTCGGCCCTTTATTCGACGAGTGTATCGTGGAGGATAAGGTATTACCAGGTTTGGTAAGGACGACCGCATTAGCCGCGAGCAGAGCAAAGAGATCTACGCTTACATTATACCAACATTA TTACGAGGAAAGGGCGCGATCCATCGATACTGTTATGAGAAATCACAAAGAAGCTACGACATTTGAGGAGTTTACGGCCAATGTTTATTCACCAGTGCAACCGCCAAGCCCGTTTAGCGCAGCTTCGTCTGTTTCTG CATCGTCAAATCTCGCCGCAGCCCTTATTGATTCGCACCAGGGACGCTCCGGTTTACGCAGCAGTTCGACAGCGAGCAGTGACAACCGTGCGAATAGAGGTGACTAA